A segment of the Bradyrhizobium sp. CCBAU 53340 genome:
ATCTGGGAAGATCAGAATGCCGATCATGGTCATGTCCGAAAGTGAGGGAAATACGCCATTTTGGACGGGATCGCATCATGCCATCTTGCGCCCGTCAAGCCCTTCATTGGAGGTTCTCATGCCGGCACCGCTCCAGATCGGTCTCCTGGTGTTCCCGCGCGTCACCCAGCTCGACTTCACCGGGCCGCTGCAGGTGTTTTCGTCGGTCCCCGGTGCGACCGTGCACCTGATCTGGAAGACGCTCGATCCGGTGCCGAGCGATTCCGTGCTGATGCTGACGCCGACCATCACGTTCGCCGACTGCCCGCAACTGGATGTGATCTGCATTCCCGGCGGCTTCGGTACCGATGCCCTCCTCAACGACGAGGAGACGCTCGATTTCGTGCGCAAGCAGGCGACAAGCGCCAAATTCGTCACCTCGGTCTGCACGGGATCGCTGGTGCTGGGCGCGGCCGGCCTCCTGAAGGGCTACAAGGCCGCCACCCATTGGAGTGCGATGGACATGCTGACGCTGTTCGGTGCGAC
Coding sequences within it:
- a CDS encoding DJ-1/PfpI family protein, whose product is MPAPLQIGLLVFPRVTQLDFTGPLQVFSSVPGATVHLIWKTLDPVPSDSVLMLTPTITFADCPQLDVICIPGGFGTDALLNDEETLDFVRKQATSAKFVTSVCTGSLVLGAAGLLKGYKAATHWSAMDMLTLFGATATKTRVCVDRNRVTGGGVTAGIDFALTLVSLLLDRTTAEAIQLRLEYNPAPPFNAGSPETAPAEVLALMKERVAPSQARRLDAAKRAAERMM